In Bacillus sp. NP247, one DNA window encodes the following:
- a CDS encoding VOC family protein: MKLNHMNLCVDDLSEARHFFETFFDFQFLEQKGKALVVMSDESGFILVLSDPKAFKGNKEVMYPEAFHIGFLVDTSSEVDHAYNRLVAGGIEIDKEPYAMRGSSYGFYFTMFNGLLIEVSCLDYKDGKKVLKLNSNHQE, translated from the coding sequence ATGAAGTTAAATCATATGAATCTATGTGTTGATGATTTATCAGAAGCGAGACATTTCTTTGAAACATTTTTTGATTTTCAATTTTTGGAGCAAAAGGGAAAGGCACTAGTAGTGATGAGTGATGAGAGTGGATTTATACTTGTGCTAAGCGATCCAAAAGCATTTAAGGGGAATAAGGAAGTTATGTATCCGGAAGCTTTTCATATTGGTTTTTTAGTGGATACTTCAAGTGAAGTTGATCATGCATATAATCGTTTAGTAGCTGGTGGCATTGAAATAGACAAGGAACCGTATGCAATGAGAGGTAGTAGTTATGGTTTTTATTTTACAATGTTTAATGGATTGTTAATTGAAGTGTCTTGCCTTGACTATAAAGATGGTAAGAAAGTCTTAAAACTCAATAGCAATCATCAAGAGTAA
- the lsrK gene encoding autoinducer-2 kinase, protein MSTLLAYDAGTGSIRAVLFDLQGNQLAVSQKEWIHKSDSRYPGSMNFDVKENWQLVQECTKDVLQKSNTSPSSIKGISATSMREGFVLYDKNGQEIWACANVDGRASAEVSELKQIRSEIEEDLYRKSGQTFSLGALPRLLWIKNHEPDVYKNIHSFTMLNDWILYKLCGVLQIDSSNGCTSGIFDLQNRAWDNSIAEQCGLTLAFSPKVNEAGTTIGNVTKRSAELTGLHEGTPVVAGGGDAQMASLGTGVVKQNQTLICGGSFWQQEVNITEPITDPHAAIRVNCHVVPNLWQYETIAFFPGLVMRWFRDAFCQEEKKLAEKLGVDAYELLEEQAKDVPVGSHGIIPTFSNVMNYISWRHAAPSFLNLSLDADKCGKKEMFRAIEENAAFVTLGNLKRIENLTGTFPSEVVFAGGGAKGKLWPQILSDVLGIPVKVPVVKEAAALGTAIAAGVGAGIYSSMEETAEQFVQWENTFEPVTENHEHYKEFYETWKTVYDSQLALADKGLTSHMWIAPGAL, encoded by the coding sequence ATGTCTACTCTATTAGCTTACGATGCTGGTACAGGAAGTATTCGAGCAGTCCTTTTTGATTTACAAGGAAATCAGCTTGCAGTCAGTCAAAAAGAATGGATTCATAAATCCGATAGTCGTTATCCCGGTTCTATGAATTTTGATGTAAAAGAAAATTGGCAGCTCGTCCAAGAATGTACAAAGGATGTGCTGCAAAAAAGTAATACGTCCCCCTCTTCTATTAAAGGTATAAGTGCAACGAGCATGCGCGAAGGCTTTGTTTTATACGATAAAAACGGGCAAGAAATATGGGCTTGTGCAAATGTTGATGGCCGCGCATCAGCGGAAGTTAGTGAACTAAAACAAATACGTTCCGAAATTGAAGAAGATTTATATAGAAAATCCGGTCAAACTTTTTCGTTAGGTGCTTTACCTCGCTTACTTTGGATTAAAAACCATGAACCAGACGTGTACAAAAACATTCATTCCTTTACGATGTTAAACGATTGGATTTTATATAAATTGTGCGGCGTACTGCAAATTGATTCTTCAAATGGATGTACGTCCGGTATATTCGATTTACAAAATAGAGCTTGGGATAATTCCATCGCTGAGCAATGCGGTCTTACTCTAGCCTTTTCTCCAAAAGTAAATGAAGCTGGTACAACTATTGGGAATGTCACAAAACGAAGTGCTGAATTAACAGGATTACATGAAGGAACTCCTGTCGTTGCTGGCGGCGGTGATGCTCAAATGGCATCACTCGGAACTGGAGTTGTTAAGCAAAATCAAACATTAATATGCGGGGGTAGCTTTTGGCAGCAAGAAGTTAACATTACTGAACCAATAACGGATCCGCATGCTGCGATTCGCGTAAATTGCCATGTCGTTCCTAACCTTTGGCAATATGAAACGATCGCCTTTTTCCCAGGACTCGTTATGCGCTGGTTTCGAGATGCTTTTTGCCAAGAAGAAAAGAAACTCGCTGAAAAACTCGGTGTAGATGCATATGAATTGTTAGAAGAACAAGCGAAAGACGTACCTGTCGGCTCACATGGCATTATCCCTACTTTCTCAAACGTCATGAACTATATTTCTTGGCGTCATGCCGCACCTTCTTTTTTAAATTTAAGCTTAGATGCTGACAAATGTGGGAAGAAAGAAATGTTCCGCGCTATTGAAGAAAATGCCGCCTTCGTTACACTTGGAAACTTAAAACGAATTGAAAATCTCACAGGTACATTCCCTTCTGAAGTTGTTTTTGCTGGCGGTGGTGCTAAAGGAAAACTATGGCCGCAAATTCTATCAGACGTACTCGGTATTCCTGTAAAAGTACCCGTTGTGAAAGAAGCAGCTGCTTTAGGCACTGCAATTGCTGCTGGTGTTGGTGCTGGCATATATTCATCTATGGAAGAGACTGCCGAACAGTTTGTACAGTGGGAAAACACATTCGAACCGGTCACTGAAAACCATGAACACTATAAGGAATTCTATGAAACATGGAAAACCGTATATGACAGTCAGCTCGCTTTAGCCGATAAAGGACTTACATCACATATGTGGATTGCGCCTGGTGCACTGTAA
- the lsrF gene encoding 3-hydroxy-5-phosphonooxypentane-2,4-dione thiolase, whose amino-acid sequence MTWGFKNRLNTILPDGRAVMLAIDHGYFLGPIHGLEQPLETVKNLLPYTDSLFLTRGVLSSCIPENCSTPMVMRVSGGATVVGKDLANETIVTPVKEAVKQNAIGVGVSVFVGSDYETQTVSNLANVVSEAHDYGLPVLGITAVAKELQKREARFLALASRVCVEMGADIIKTYYCEGFEKITSTCPAPVVIAGGPKLDSIEDALNITYNALQEGAIGVDMGRNIWQSEHPSAMIQAIHGIVKNGLSVKEALQLYEDVKN is encoded by the coding sequence ATGACTTGGGGATTTAAAAATCGATTAAACACAATTTTACCTGATGGCAGAGCGGTTATGTTAGCGATAGATCACGGTTACTTTTTAGGACCAATTCACGGACTTGAACAACCGTTAGAAACAGTTAAAAACTTACTTCCATATACAGATTCTCTCTTTTTAACGCGCGGTGTACTTAGCTCTTGTATTCCTGAAAACTGCAGTACACCGATGGTAATGCGTGTATCAGGCGGAGCTACTGTCGTTGGTAAAGATTTAGCGAATGAAACAATCGTTACACCTGTAAAAGAAGCAGTAAAACAAAACGCAATTGGCGTCGGCGTTTCTGTTTTCGTTGGATCAGACTATGAAACACAAACTGTTTCAAATCTCGCAAATGTAGTCTCTGAAGCTCACGATTATGGCCTGCCAGTACTCGGTATTACCGCCGTTGCGAAAGAGCTACAAAAACGTGAAGCTCGCTTTCTAGCACTCGCCTCCCGCGTATGTGTTGAAATGGGAGCTGACATTATTAAAACGTACTACTGCGAAGGATTCGAAAAAATTACGAGTACATGCCCTGCCCCGGTCGTAATTGCAGGCGGCCCAAAACTAGATTCAATCGAAGACGCATTAAACATTACGTACAATGCGCTGCAAGAAGGTGCAATTGGAGTAGACATGGGCCGAAACATATGGCAGTCCGAACATCCGTCTGCGATGATTCAAGCGATTCATGGTATTGTTAAGAATGGATTGAGTGTGAAAGAGGCACTCCAATTATATGAAGATGTAAAAAATTAA
- a CDS encoding GNAT family N-acetyltransferase, which produces MTAVYKDMAFELKTERLDLNMWEESDAVWLRKLIGERGVDMPTIDSVRSDLIEMRKKAAENGISLLTIRRRDEGDFIGYCGLIIGRSTLEEPEIAYELFRSAHRKGYATEAASAVLEATIATGRHRLWSTVGAWNVASFRVLEKIGFERHHSTWDKRGEIVWNVRNL; this is translated from the coding sequence ATGACAGCTGTATATAAAGATATGGCATTCGAGCTGAAAACGGAACGACTCGACCTGAATATGTGGGAGGAGTCCGATGCAGTATGGCTGAGAAAATTAATTGGCGAACGTGGTGTGGACATGCCAACCATTGACTCTGTTCGTAGCGACCTTATTGAGATGCGCAAGAAAGCAGCTGAAAATGGTATTTCTCTTCTCACTATTCGTAGGCGAGACGAAGGCGATTTCATCGGATACTGTGGTTTAATTATCGGTCGTTCTACTCTTGAAGAACCGGAGATTGCATACGAGTTGTTCCGCAGTGCTCATCGCAAGGGTTATGCGACTGAGGCAGCATCCGCTGTGCTGGAGGCTACGATTGCTACCGGGCGCCACAGACTTTGGTCAACTGTAGGTGCTTGGAATGTTGCGTCCTTCCGAGTACTAGAAAAAATAGGATTTGAGCGGCATCACAGTACGTGGGACAAGCGCGGTGAAATTGTTTGGAACGTACGCAATCTGTAG
- a CDS encoding VOC family protein codes for MVQSIVHIALVVKDYDEAIEFYTKKLNFTLVEDIYQPEENKRWVVVSPPGSVGTTILLARASKPEQEPFIGNQSGGRVFLFLNTDDFWRDYNEMISRGIEFVREPKEQSYGIVAVFKDLYGNLWDLLQLKDDHPIAQRINRKQCD; via the coding sequence GTGGTTCAATCGATAGTTCATATTGCATTAGTAGTAAAAGACTATGATGAGGCAATAGAGTTTTATACAAAGAAACTAAATTTCACATTAGTTGAAGATATTTATCAGCCAGAAGAAAACAAACGGTGGGTAGTGGTATCTCCTCCAGGTTCAGTCGGCACTACAATATTACTAGCCAGGGCATCTAAACCTGAGCAAGAGCCCTTTATTGGTAACCAATCAGGTGGTAGAGTATTTCTTTTCTTAAATACTGACGATTTTTGGAGAGATTATAATGAAATGATTTCAAGAGGAATAGAATTTGTGAGAGAACCGAAAGAGCAATCATACGGAATTGTTGCAGTATTTAAGGATTTATACGGGAATTTATGGGATCTGTTGCAACTAAAGGATGATCACCCAATTGCACAAAGAATTAATAGAAAGCAATGCGACTAA
- a CDS encoding cupin domain-containing protein: MLKANENDFSYRFGDNGPKYLIQGPNIDLGLVVIQPGQEFQNHYHTTCEEVFYALEGEIDFYVNNERIPIKQGDVLQVRPHESHYLINHSDKPFKAVFIKSPHLPNKDTVQTENPTLTKE; the protein is encoded by the coding sequence ATGCTAAAAGCGAATGAAAATGATTTCTCCTATCGCTTCGGTGATAACGGGCCGAAATATTTAATACAAGGTCCAAATATTGATCTTGGTCTTGTTGTCATTCAGCCTGGGCAAGAGTTTCAAAATCATTATCATACAACGTGCGAAGAAGTCTTCTATGCGTTAGAAGGCGAAATAGATTTCTATGTAAATAACGAAAGAATTCCAATAAAACAAGGAGATGTCTTGCAAGTTCGCCCTCATGAATCTCACTATCTTATTAACCATTCCGATAAACCTTTTAAAGCTGTTTTTATAAAGTCACCACACTTACCAAATAAAGATACAGTGCAAACGGAAAATCCAACATTAACGAAGGAGTGA